A window from Sphingobium sp. EM0848 encodes these proteins:
- a CDS encoding type II and III secretion system protein family protein, which yields MATDRQSRALRSGGFLIALGLALSVATPMAAQAQSEASLHAGTLEVPLNKSQVVTADRPIAKAMVGNEDVADIMPITNRSIYVLGKKMGTTSLTLYDSAGRVISVIDVSVGPDVLALTDQLRQLVPGEKIDASISNDSIVLNGLVSSPAAADRAAQLAKAYAGDKVINLLSVGSSTQVMVEVRFAEVNRTAGKDIGISGFGLSNNGKFDAVSGKGASLTPDATTGIGVLKLAEITNSFGIFRNVFNIGGTKIEGVLNALESRGLAKTLAQPTLIALSGEKASFLAGGEFPVPSIQSGGGTTNGNTPITVQFKPFGVSLSFTPTVLGDRTINMIVEPEVSQIDSSASLTIGSITIPGLRTRRASTTLELRDGESFAIAGLLQKDFKTTVDQIPLLGSVPILGALFRSTNYQKDQTELLIVVTPHLVAPLKPEQVRLPTDGVRDPSEAETFLLGQAYHAEPVKPAEGVAPAAQAPAAKKEGSYAY from the coding sequence GTGGCTACTGACAGACAATCCCGCGCCCTGCGGTCGGGTGGTTTCCTGATCGCGCTGGGTCTGGCCCTCTCCGTCGCGACGCCTATGGCCGCGCAGGCGCAGAGCGAAGCATCGCTTCATGCCGGCACGCTGGAAGTGCCGCTCAACAAAAGCCAAGTGGTGACCGCCGATCGGCCCATCGCCAAGGCCATGGTGGGCAATGAAGATGTGGCGGACATCATGCCCATCACCAACCGTTCCATCTATGTGCTCGGCAAGAAGATGGGGACGACCAGCCTGACGCTTTACGATAGCGCCGGCCGCGTCATCTCCGTGATCGACGTGTCGGTGGGACCGGACGTGCTGGCTTTGACCGACCAGCTCCGCCAACTGGTGCCGGGCGAGAAGATCGACGCCAGCATTTCCAATGACTCGATCGTGCTGAACGGCCTGGTCAGCAGCCCAGCCGCCGCCGACCGCGCAGCCCAGCTGGCCAAGGCCTATGCGGGCGACAAGGTCATCAATTTGCTGAGCGTCGGCTCCAGCACGCAGGTGATGGTGGAAGTGCGCTTTGCTGAGGTCAACCGCACGGCCGGCAAGGACATCGGTATCAGCGGCTTCGGCCTGTCGAACAATGGCAAATTCGATGCCGTGTCCGGCAAGGGTGCTTCGCTGACGCCCGATGCAACGACCGGCATCGGCGTCTTGAAGCTGGCGGAAATCACCAATAGCTTCGGCATTTTCCGCAATGTCTTCAATATCGGCGGCACCAAGATCGAAGGGGTGCTGAACGCGCTGGAGTCGCGGGGACTTGCCAAGACACTCGCACAGCCAACGCTGATCGCGCTGTCGGGGGAAAAGGCGTCCTTCCTGGCGGGCGGCGAATTTCCGGTGCCGTCGATTCAGTCCGGGGGGGGGACCACCAACGGCAACACGCCGATCACGGTGCAGTTCAAGCCCTTCGGCGTCAGCCTATCCTTCACGCCGACCGTCCTGGGCGACAGGACGATCAATATGATCGTCGAGCCGGAGGTCAGCCAGATCGACTCCTCCGCATCCCTGACGATCGGCAGCATCACCATTCCAGGCCTGCGCACCCGCCGCGCCAGCACCACGCTGGAACTGCGTGACGGGGAAAGCTTCGCCATTGCCGGACTGCTGCAGAAGGACTTCAAGACGACGGTGGACCAGATACCGTTGCTGGGTTCGGTGCCGATCCTGGGTGCGCTGTTCCGCTCGACCAACTATCAGAAGGACCAGACGGAGTTGCTGATCGTGGTGACGCCGCATCTGGTGGCGCCGCTGAAGCCTGAGCAGGTGCGCCTGCCCACCGATGGAGTGCGCGATCCCAGCGAAGCGGAAACCTTCCTGCTGGGGCAGGCCTATCATGCCGAGCCGGTGAAACCGGCGGAAGGCGTAGCGCCCGCTGCGCAGGCTCCTGCGGCCAAGAAGGAGGGCAGCTATGCCTATTGA
- the cpaB gene encoding Flp pilus assembly protein CpaB, whose protein sequence is MQGRNWIFFALAVFLGLGAVLLANAYFSGVEKRQERIAENQKMTGIVVATQNLGFGTPLTDQNLRMANWPANSIPVGAFTSLADALKNSRVAVRPMVTGEPVLASKVSGSDGRATIAANLPAGKLAYAIPINDVSGVGGFVRPGDVVDVLLTRPVPGDGATANDKMTDVVLESVPVLGIDQISDESQTKPIVSKTATLEVDTVGAQKLALAAQLGVVSLALRNVADQAASPRTTVIPRQLSATNYMINAKRTSSAPSAPVQMAKVPQFRLPGGSNPTTPIVNGPSMTVIRGTKISEYGVQRGY, encoded by the coding sequence ATGCAAGGACGCAATTGGATCTTCTTTGCTTTGGCAGTATTTCTCGGCCTTGGGGCAGTTCTGCTCGCCAATGCTTATTTTTCCGGGGTTGAGAAGCGTCAGGAACGCATTGCCGAAAATCAAAAGATGACCGGCATCGTCGTCGCCACCCAGAATCTCGGCTTCGGCACGCCGCTCACCGACCAGAATTTGCGCATGGCCAACTGGCCGGCCAATTCCATCCCGGTTGGAGCCTTCACCTCCCTCGCTGATGCCCTCAAGAACAGCCGCGTCGCGGTGCGCCCGATGGTCACCGGCGAACCTGTTCTCGCATCCAAGGTTTCCGGCAGCGACGGCCGCGCTACCATCGCGGCGAACCTGCCCGCGGGCAAGCTGGCCTATGCCATTCCCATCAATGACGTGAGCGGCGTGGGCGGTTTCGTCCGGCCGGGCGATGTCGTCGATGTGCTGCTGACCCGCCCGGTTCCCGGCGATGGCGCGACCGCCAACGACAAGATGACTGACGTGGTACTGGAAAGCGTTCCCGTGCTGGGCATCGACCAGATTTCCGACGAGAGCCAGACCAAGCCGATCGTCAGCAAGACGGCAACACTGGAAGTCGATACGGTCGGAGCGCAGAAGCTGGCCCTTGCCGCACAGTTGGGCGTCGTCAGCCTGGCGCTGCGCAATGTCGCCGATCAGGCCGCCAGTCCCCGGACCACGGTGATCCCGCGCCAATTGTCGGCCACCAATTACATGATCAACGCCAAGCGGACCAGCAGCGCGCCTTCCGCGCCGGTCCAGATGGCCAAGGTGCCGCAGTTCCGCCTGCCGGGCGGTTCCAATCCTACCACTCCGATTGTCAACGGCCCGTCCATGACGGTGATCCGTGGCACGAAGATCAGCGAATATGGGGTGCAGCGTGGCTACTGA
- a CDS encoding Flp family type IVb pilin produces MVKFFRSFMKDESGASAAEYALILAIVGTGIAAAAVTLGGNISSAMNAAGNCISSKGSTCT; encoded by the coding sequence ATGGTGAAATTTTTCCGCAGCTTCATGAAGGATGAAAGCGGTGCTTCAGCCGCAGAATATGCGCTCATTCTCGCAATTGTTGGCACCGGCATCGCAGCAGCAGCAGTTACCTTAGGGGGTAACATTTCGAGCGCAATGAATGCCGCAGGTAACTGCATTTCCTCAAAGGGTTCAACCTGCACGTAA
- a CDS encoding Flp family type IVb pilin: MVNFVRSFLKDESGASAAEYALILAIVGTGIAVAAGTLGTKISGAMTAAGNCISTKGSTCT; this comes from the coding sequence ATGGTTAATTTCGTTCGTAGCTTTCTGAAGGACGAATCCGGCGCCTCGGCTGCCGAATACGCACTTATTCTTGCTATCGTCGGCACGGGCATTGCCGTTGCCGCGGGCACGCTCGGAACTAAAATTTCCGGGGCTATGACTGCTGCAGGCAACTGCATCTCCACCAAGGGATCGACTTGCACCTAA
- a CDS encoding DUF2569 domain-containing protein has translation MMSLARAYAARLHRTSRSLVTFLDLRMETLITGWIAVTLLIGGVKIMTAPMPISGVMQGISMLLPYLLVALAPIAGYRVAAGSFPRGQLSAQPAIRLCRYGNWRALDELSARRSPAFGPTGFMASLLLGLLLNVPVRSMEFFAAVPAMGGDAPLWAQTILLSMTMDVIVMNFFYMVCFVLALRSVPLFPRMLLLAWVFDIVMQFIMAQQIAGAAHLPTQVATAMTVMLTGNVKKVLISAALWLPYLILSERVNVTFRRRARSV, from the coding sequence ATGATGTCCTTGGCGCGCGCCTATGCGGCCCGGCTGCACCGGACGAGCCGTTCGCTGGTCACTTTCCTGGACCTGCGCATGGAAACGCTGATCACGGGTTGGATCGCTGTCACCCTGCTGATCGGTGGGGTCAAGATCATGACGGCTCCCATGCCGATTTCCGGCGTGATGCAGGGCATATCGATGTTGCTGCCCTATCTGCTGGTCGCGCTGGCGCCGATTGCGGGCTATCGCGTCGCCGCAGGCAGTTTTCCACGCGGTCAACTCTCCGCGCAGCCTGCGATCCGCCTGTGCCGCTATGGCAACTGGCGCGCACTGGACGAGCTTTCGGCCCGCCGTAGCCCGGCTTTCGGTCCTACGGGCTTCATGGCGTCGTTGCTGCTCGGCCTCTTGCTGAACGTGCCGGTACGCAGCATGGAATTTTTCGCGGCTGTCCCCGCCATGGGCGGCGATGCGCCGCTCTGGGCGCAGACGATCCTGCTGTCGATGACGATGGACGTCATCGTCATGAATTTCTTCTACATGGTTTGTTTCGTGCTGGCGCTGCGTTCCGTCCCGCTGTTCCCGCGCATGTTGCTGCTCGCCTGGGTGTTCGACATAGTGATGCAGTTCATCATGGCGCAGCAGATCGCCGGCGCAGCGCACCTGCCGACCCAGGTGGCGACCGCGATGACGGTGATGCTGACCGGCAATGTGAAGAAGGTGCTGATCAGTGCGGCGTTGTGGTTGCCCTATCTGATCCTGTCGGAACGCGTGAACGTCACCTTTCGCCGCCGCGCGCGGAGTGTCTGA
- a CDS encoding response regulator transcription factor — MMAQIAIVDDHPIFLDGMAQFLNSHGHDILFCARSVEEALERMQSGEPDLLILDVSMKGGGGLAILSAIRSSGSTVPVIFMTVHIRPEQTLEAIKLGVDGVVLKDSDPHELLLCIDQVVKGSKSIAPFVMEQALVHSISTPANEVNALAALTDREMEIAGLIRAGLRNREIAARCSLTEGTVKVHLHSIFQKLNIKSRSELIIMMMTIDSEMPSASDMH, encoded by the coding sequence ATGATGGCTCAGATTGCGATAGTCGACGATCACCCGATCTTCCTGGACGGCATGGCGCAGTTCCTGAACTCGCACGGCCATGACATATTGTTCTGCGCGCGATCCGTGGAGGAGGCGCTGGAGCGGATGCAATCGGGCGAACCGGACCTGCTGATCCTGGACGTCAGCATGAAGGGCGGTGGCGGCCTGGCCATATTGTCTGCCATCCGCAGCAGCGGCAGCACGGTGCCGGTCATCTTCATGACCGTCCATATCCGCCCGGAACAGACGCTGGAGGCGATCAAGCTGGGCGTGGACGGCGTCGTGCTGAAGGACAGCGACCCCCATGAACTGCTGCTCTGCATCGATCAGGTAGTGAAGGGAAGCAAGAGCATTGCGCCCTTCGTGATGGAGCAGGCGCTGGTGCACAGCATTTCCACGCCCGCCAATGAGGTCAATGCCTTGGCCGCCCTGACCGACCGGGAGATGGAGATTGCCGGACTGATCCGCGCGGGCCTGCGCAATCGGGAAATCGCGGCCCGGTGCAGCCTGACCGAAGGCACGGTGAAGGTCCACCTGCACAGCATCTTCCAAAAGCTCAACATCAAGTCGCGATCCGAACTCATCATCATGATGATGACGATCGACAGCGAAATGCCGTCCGCCAGCGACATGCATTGA
- a CDS encoding sensor histidine kinase → MMDRLVLWLGRSPTLGFAISRVAFSVAAIWQTDALFGGSLSFSHIILLKTAIGAWALVNIAQPLLTPPLGLFLRPIFLFIDLLVFLAAIIICPPLENAAMGGLFFVAWSASDRFGRNALIILGAFLAIAFLLRGHYTVLHVRAADPAIDGLTVLLGCVIAASLLSASILEARLITWSERLQAVGLSFQKSLAQFIVEQVSSLMNARYCAFVWEETDDEDVHCELSNADGIGRVPLPSAQVDKLMGVTPREAPFLYSTQSANLLLRGRQGLLRHEKADQLTEALLGLFGPGQGMSFYVQAGELRGRLFVGTRHGWSPAALLRALRIQEGIDLFLERHFFFLAWRRKTFSEARHALSRDLHDSVLQTLAALRVRLATMIHELSDADVPDQLSELESMEALVTAEQTHLRRLLSHGDTSPLATVDLAVEAERCCRFIALQWAIDCRPNLIEKSMMVSAATATEVEFLIREAAANAVKHANARHITVSIAQVDDEILIALKDNPGSTPAPRESYTGDFELQSQSIMKRLSKIGGTAYFHNLSMNSLISIRLPTTLPRSTI, encoded by the coding sequence ATGATGGATCGCCTGGTGCTTTGGTTAGGTCGCTCGCCGACGCTGGGTTTCGCCATATCCCGCGTCGCCTTTTCCGTTGCCGCCATCTGGCAGACCGACGCCCTTTTCGGCGGCTCGCTCTCTTTTTCGCATATCATACTGCTGAAAACGGCAATCGGGGCCTGGGCGCTCGTCAACATTGCCCAGCCGCTGCTGACGCCTCCGCTCGGCCTGTTCCTTCGGCCCATTTTCCTGTTCATAGACCTGCTGGTCTTTCTGGCGGCCATCATTATCTGCCCACCACTGGAAAACGCCGCGATGGGCGGGCTGTTCTTCGTCGCATGGTCGGCGTCCGACCGCTTCGGCCGGAACGCGCTCATCATCCTGGGCGCCTTTCTGGCGATCGCCTTTCTCCTGCGCGGACATTATACGGTCCTCCATGTCCGGGCGGCCGATCCAGCGATAGACGGACTCACCGTCCTGCTCGGCTGCGTGATCGCGGCGTCGCTGCTCAGCGCGTCGATCCTGGAAGCCCGGCTCATCACCTGGTCCGAACGGCTGCAAGCTGTCGGCCTGTCCTTCCAGAAATCGCTGGCGCAATTCATCGTGGAGCAGGTCTCCTCCCTGATGAACGCCCGCTATTGCGCCTTTGTCTGGGAAGAAACGGACGATGAGGACGTTCATTGCGAACTGTCCAATGCGGACGGAATAGGCCGGGTGCCCCTGCCTTCCGCGCAAGTCGACAAGCTGATGGGCGTCACGCCCCGGGAAGCGCCCTTCCTCTATTCCACGCAATCGGCCAACCTGCTCCTGCGCGGCCGTCAGGGCCTGTTGCGGCATGAAAAGGCGGATCAACTCACCGAAGCGTTGCTCGGCCTTTTCGGGCCGGGCCAGGGCATGAGCTTTTACGTCCAGGCGGGCGAACTGCGCGGACGGCTATTCGTCGGCACCCGCCATGGCTGGTCCCCCGCCGCACTGTTGCGGGCCCTGCGCATTCAGGAGGGGATAGACCTGTTCCTGGAGCGGCATTTCTTCTTCCTCGCCTGGCGCCGGAAGACCTTTTCCGAAGCGCGGCACGCATTGAGCCGGGACCTGCATGACAGTGTTCTGCAAACGCTCGCGGCACTGCGCGTCCGGCTGGCGACGATGATCCACGAACTGTCCGACGCCGATGTGCCCGACCAGCTTTCCGAGCTGGAATCGATGGAAGCACTCGTCACGGCGGAACAGACGCATCTGCGCCGCCTGCTCAGCCATGGCGATACGTCGCCCCTTGCCACGGTCGACCTCGCGGTCGAGGCAGAGCGTTGTTGCCGCTTCATCGCGCTGCAATGGGCGATCGATTGCCGACCCAATCTGATCGAAAAGTCGATGATGGTTTCCGCCGCGACCGCGACCGAGGTGGAGTTCCTGATCCGCGAAGCCGCCGCCAATGCGGTCAAACATGCCAATGCGCGCCACATCACCGTGTCGATCGCGCAGGTCGACGATGAAATACTGATCGCGCTGAAGGACAATCCCGGTTCCACGCCTGCGCCGCGCGAAAGCTATACCGGCGATTTCGAACTTCAGTCCCAATCGATCATGAAGCGGCTCAGTAAAATCGGCGGGACAGCCTATTTTCACAATTTAAGCATGAATTCACTGATTTCGATCAGACTACCAACAACTTTACCAAGGTCCACGATATGA
- the recO gene encoding DNA repair protein RecO produces MATLITPAFVCALRGHGEHGAIARLLTPDHGLIAGYVRGGRSRALRPVLVPGNAVKAEFRARTEEQLAGLTVELEHSRAPLLAEPLPAAAIDWVCALTAAALPEGTPYPTLYQALDGVLGAVEAAPAARGWAVALIRYELLLLAELGFGLDLTRCAATGGQEDLAFVSPRSAAAVSRAGALGYEKLLLPLPAFLLEGGTGDWPAILDGLRLTGFFIERSVLTDWRAQILPSRERLVDRLKRAVA; encoded by the coding sequence ATGGCGACGCTGATCACCCCGGCCTTTGTCTGTGCCCTGCGCGGCCATGGGGAACATGGCGCGATTGCGCGGTTGCTGACGCCGGATCATGGGCTGATCGCGGGCTATGTGCGGGGTGGGCGGTCTCGGGCGCTGCGGCCGGTGCTGGTGCCCGGCAATGCCGTCAAGGCGGAGTTTCGGGCGCGGACGGAGGAGCAACTGGCCGGGCTGACCGTGGAACTGGAGCACAGCCGCGCACCGTTGCTGGCTGAACCTTTGCCCGCCGCCGCCATCGATTGGGTTTGTGCGCTGACGGCGGCTGCCCTGCCGGAGGGGACGCCCTATCCGACGCTTTACCAAGCGCTGGATGGCGTGTTGGGCGCGGTGGAGGCGGCCCCGGCGGCAAGGGGATGGGCGGTGGCGCTGATCCGCTATGAACTGCTGCTGCTGGCGGAGCTTGGCTTCGGGCTGGACCTGACCCGTTGCGCTGCGACGGGCGGGCAGGAGGATCTGGCCTTTGTCAGCCCACGCAGCGCGGCGGCGGTGAGCCGGGCTGGGGCCTTGGGGTATGAGAAGCTGCTGTTGCCCTTGCCCGCCTTTCTGTTGGAGGGCGGGACGGGGGACTGGCCAGCCATCCTTGACGGTTTGCGTCTGACAGGCTTCTTCATCGAGCGGTCGGTACTGACAGACTGGCGCGCACAAATCCTCCCCTCGCGCGAGCGGCTGGTGGATCGGCTGAAAAGAGCGGTTGCCTAA
- the leuB gene encoding 3-isopropylmalate dehydrogenase, producing the protein MLIALFPGDGIGPEIVAQAKRVLDALAIPGLTYEEGLVGGAAYKAVGHPLPPETLDLAKRADAILFGAVGDPDCDSLERHLRPEQAILGLRKELGLFSNLRPAKVFPELADASALKHEVASAIDLLIVRETNGDVYFGEKGMRKTPEGLREGYDIMSYNEEQVRKIAHQGFQAARARRGKLCSVDKANVLETSQLWRDVVIEVSADYPDVALSHMYVDNAAMQLVRNPGQFDVIVTGNMFGDILSDQASMCVGSIGMLASATLNDSNQGLYEPIHGSAPDIAGQGKANPLATVLSAGMMLRYSLGLPEQADRIEAAVAKALANGARSFDLGGTMSTVEMGDAVLAALN; encoded by the coding sequence ATGTTGATCGCCCTGTTCCCCGGAGATGGTATCGGTCCCGAAATCGTCGCTCAGGCGAAGCGTGTGCTCGATGCGTTAGCAATTCCCGGCCTGACCTATGAAGAAGGTCTGGTGGGCGGGGCGGCCTATAAGGCAGTCGGTCATCCGCTGCCGCCCGAGACGCTGGATCTTGCGAAGCGCGCCGATGCGATCCTGTTCGGCGCGGTGGGCGATCCGGACTGCGACTCGCTGGAGCGCCACCTGCGTCCCGAACAGGCGATTCTGGGCCTGCGCAAGGAACTGGGCCTGTTCTCCAACCTCCGCCCGGCGAAGGTCTTCCCGGAACTGGCCGACGCCTCCGCGCTCAAGCATGAGGTGGCGAGCGCCATCGACCTGCTGATCGTGCGCGAAACCAATGGCGACGTCTATTTCGGTGAAAAGGGCATGCGCAAGACGCCGGAAGGCCTGCGCGAAGGCTATGACATCATGTCCTATAACGAAGAGCAGGTGCGCAAGATCGCGCATCAGGGTTTCCAGGCGGCGCGTGCGCGTCGGGGCAAGCTCTGCTCGGTGGACAAGGCCAATGTGCTGGAAACCAGCCAGCTCTGGCGCGATGTGGTGATTGAGGTGTCGGCGGATTATCCCGACGTTGCGCTGAGCCACATGTATGTCGACAATGCCGCCATGCAGCTGGTGCGCAATCCCGGTCAGTTCGACGTGATCGTTACCGGCAATATGTTCGGTGACATCCTTTCCGATCAGGCGAGCATGTGTGTCGGGTCCATCGGCATGCTGGCGTCGGCGACGCTCAACGACAGCAATCAGGGGCTTTACGAGCCGATCCATGGCTCCGCGCCTGACATTGCCGGGCAGGGCAAGGCCAATCCGCTGGCAACGGTCCTGTCGGCAGGAATGATGCTGCGTTACTCGCTGGGTCTGCCGGAACAGGCCGACCGCATCGAGGCCGCCGTTGCCAAGGCGCTCGCCAATGGCGCGCGCAGCTTCGATCTGGGCGGCACGATGAGCACGGTCGAAATGGGCGATGCCGTGCTGGCGGCGCTCAACTGA
- a CDS encoding PLP-dependent aspartate aminotransferase family protein: MKRKSGQNPEITKHWRPATLAVRGGSARSEWGETSEALFLTSGYSYDRAEDAAMRFAGEQQGMTYSRLQNPTVEMLEKRIALLEGAEACRSTATGMAAMTAALLCQLSAGDHVVAGKALFGSCRWLTDTLLPKFGIETTTVDATDNAAWEAAIRPNTKVFFFETPANPTMDVADMAAICGIARAHGVTSVVDNAFATPALQRPMEFGADVVAYSATKMMDGQGRVLAGAICGTEEFIINTLLPFHRNTGPTLSAFNAWVVLKGLETLDLRIRRQSENALKVAKFLEGRVAKVLYPGLESHPQHALAMKQMAMTGPIFSLYVGGGRAEAHGLLNGLELVDISNNIGDSRSLMTHPASTTHYGMAEAARLEVGITEDMLRLNVGLEDPDDVIEDLDRALRSIGR, from the coding sequence ATGAAGCGCAAGAGCGGGCAGAACCCGGAAATCACCAAGCACTGGCGCCCGGCCACATTGGCGGTGCGCGGCGGCAGCGCGCGCAGCGAATGGGGGGAAACCTCCGAAGCGCTGTTCCTGACCAGCGGCTATAGCTACGACCGGGCGGAAGACGCCGCGATGCGCTTCGCGGGCGAGCAGCAGGGCATGACCTACAGCCGCCTTCAGAACCCGACGGTGGAGATGCTGGAAAAGCGCATCGCCCTGCTGGAAGGCGCTGAGGCGTGCCGCTCGACCGCGACCGGCATGGCGGCGATGACGGCGGCTTTGCTCTGCCAGCTTTCGGCAGGCGACCATGTGGTGGCGGGCAAGGCGCTGTTCGGCTCCTGCCGCTGGCTGACCGACACGCTGCTGCCCAAATTCGGGATCGAGACGACCACTGTCGACGCGACCGACAACGCAGCCTGGGAAGCGGCGATCAGGCCCAACACCAAGGTCTTCTTCTTCGAAACGCCCGCCAATCCGACCATGGACGTGGCGGACATGGCCGCGATCTGCGGCATCGCCAGGGCGCATGGTGTCACCAGTGTCGTCGACAATGCCTTTGCGACCCCCGCGCTCCAGCGGCCGATGGAGTTCGGCGCGGACGTGGTGGCCTATAGCGCGACCAAGATGATGGACGGGCAGGGCCGCGTGCTTGCGGGCGCGATCTGCGGTACGGAAGAGTTCATCATCAACACGCTGCTGCCCTTCCACCGCAACACCGGGCCGACGCTCAGCGCCTTCAACGCCTGGGTGGTGCTGAAGGGGCTGGAGACGCTCGACCTGCGCATCCGCCGCCAGAGCGAGAATGCGCTGAAGGTGGCGAAATTCCTCGAAGGCCGGGTGGCGAAGGTGCTTTATCCGGGCCTTGAAAGCCATCCGCAGCACGCTCTTGCGATGAAGCAGATGGCAATGACCGGTCCCATCTTCTCGCTCTATGTCGGCGGTGGCCGGGCGGAGGCGCATGGCCTGCTCAACGGCCTCGAACTGGTTGATATCAGCAACAATATCGGCGACTCGCGCTCGCTGATGACGCATCCGGCTTCCACCACCCATTATGGCATGGCGGAAGCGGCACGGCTGGAAGTCGGCATCACCGAGGACATGCTGCGCCTCAATGTCGGCCTGGAAGACCCGGACGATGTGATCGAGGATCTCGATCGCGCGCTCAGGTCGATAGGCCGTTGA
- the apaG gene encoding Co2+/Mg2+ efflux protein ApaG — protein sequence MNALFPFHATTRDINVHVAVTFLPEQSEPDRGRWFWAYHIRIENDGDQPVQLLTRHWIITDGRGTQHRVDGDGVVGEQPVVQPGKSYDYVSGCPLNTPTGSMKGHYHMIGASGETFDIAIPHFALIAPAVAE from the coding sequence GTGAACGCACTTTTCCCCTTCCACGCGACCACGCGCGACATCAACGTGCATGTGGCTGTCACCTTCCTGCCGGAACAGTCGGAACCGGACCGGGGCCGATGGTTCTGGGCCTATCATATCCGCATAGAGAATGACGGGGACCAGCCGGTGCAATTGCTGACCCGTCACTGGATCATTACCGATGGGCGGGGGACGCAGCATCGGGTTGACGGAGATGGCGTGGTGGGTGAACAGCCAGTGGTGCAGCCGGGCAAAAGCTATGACTATGTGTCGGGCTGCCCGCTCAATACGCCGACGGGGTCGATGAAAGGCCATTATCATATGATCGGCGCAAGCGGTGAGACGTTCGACATCGCCATTCCCCATTTCGCGCTGATCGCACCGGCGGTGGCTGAATGA
- a CDS encoding LysR family transcriptional regulator, with translation MKRTHLPLNGLRVLDAAARHLSFTRAADELAVTPAAVGQQIRALEDLLGVVLFRRTPKGLELTPETEAGLAALRAGFLEFEEAVRAMQAGQSSSSLTIAAPRDITAKWLQPRLAGYATSQPDLKFALVAADEVLDFTEANLDLALRLAEGPGENEGIKLGEAAFVTIAAAEGGPDHRIEWPGCPKGDMPATIRVADAGLAIEAAANGFGHACVPLLLAEADIAAGRVKQLGDVAPSPLAYWLIAPLPQWRQKKVKALVEALTG, from the coding sequence ATGAAGCGTACCCATTTGCCGCTGAACGGCCTGCGCGTGCTGGATGCGGCCGCGCGGCACCTGTCCTTCACCCGTGCGGCGGACGAGTTGGCGGTGACGCCCGCTGCCGTGGGGCAACAAATCCGCGCGCTCGAAGACCTGCTCGGTGTCGTCCTGTTCCGTCGCACGCCCAAGGGACTGGAACTGACTCCTGAAACGGAGGCGGGCCTTGCCGCCCTGCGCGCCGGTTTTCTGGAGTTTGAGGAAGCGGTGCGCGCCATGCAGGCGGGCCAGTCCAGTTCCTCGCTCACCATTGCCGCCCCGCGCGACATCACGGCCAAATGGCTCCAGCCGCGGCTGGCGGGTTACGCAACCAGCCAGCCTGACCTCAAATTCGCACTGGTCGCGGCGGATGAGGTGCTGGATTTCACGGAAGCCAATCTGGACCTTGCCCTGCGGCTGGCCGAGGGGCCGGGCGAGAATGAAGGGATCAAGCTGGGCGAGGCGGCCTTCGTCACCATCGCGGCAGCCGAAGGCGGTCCCGATCATCGGATTGAATGGCCCGGTTGCCCCAAGGGTGACATGCCCGCGACGATCCGCGTCGCCGATGCGGGGCTGGCGATCGAGGCGGCGGCCAACGGTTTCGGCCATGCCTGCGTACCCCTGCTGCTCGCGGAGGCGGACATTGCGGCGGGCCGGGTCAAGCAGCTTGGGGATGTGGCGCCGTCGCCGCTGGCCTATTGGCTGATCGCGCCCCTGCCGCAATGGCGGCAAAAGAAGGTCAAGGCACTGGTCGAGGCCTTGACCGGATAA